Proteins encoded together in one Impatiens glandulifera chromosome 1, dImpGla2.1, whole genome shotgun sequence window:
- the LOC124936141 gene encoding derlin-2.2-like, with protein MAQAVEEWYKQMPIITRSYLTAAVVTTIGCSLEIITPYNLYLNPILVVKNYQLWRLVTNFLYFRKMDLDFLFHMFFLARYCKLLEENSFRGRTADFFYMFLFGATSLIAIVVIGGTIPYFSETFAKIIFLSNSLTFMMVYVWSKHNPFIHMSFLGLFTFTAAYLPWVLLSFSVLVGASAWVDLLGMVAGHAYYFLEDVYPRMSGRRLLKTPAFIKLLFADEPVVVVRPGNNNVRFAAPPAHLLEEEVHQN; from the exons ATGGCTCAAGCTGTTGAAGAATGGTACAAACAGATGCCCATCATTACCCGTTCCTATCTCACAGCTGCAGTTGTTACCACCATCGGTTGCTCTCTCGAG ATCATTACTCCTTATAATTTGTACTTGAACCCAATACTTGTGGTGAAGAATTACCAGTTATGGCGTCTCGTCACTAATTTCCTCTACTTTAGGAAAATGG ATTTGGACTTTCTGTTTCACATGTTCTTTCTGGCTAGATACTGTAAACTTCTTGAAGAAAATTCTTTCAGGGGGAGGACTGCAGATttcttttatatgtttttatttggaGCTACATCCTTAATTGCGATAGTTGTTATAGGAGGAACTATCCCTTATTTTTCTGAGACATTTGCTAAGATCATATTCTTAAGCAACTCACTTACATTCATGATG GTTTATGTTTGGAGCAAGCATAATCCTTTTATCCACATGAGTTTCTTAGGCTTGTTTACCTTTACAGCAGCATATCTTCCATGG GTTCTACTAAGCTTCTCTGTCCTTGTTGGAGCTAGTGCATGGGTAGATCTTTTG GGAATGGTAGCTGGTCATGCATATTATTTTCTTGAAGATGTATATCCTCGAATGTCTGGTCGGAGACTCCTCAAGACTCCAGcttttattaaattactttttGCAGACGAGCCTGTCGTGGTGGTAAGGCCGGGGAATAATAATGTAAGATTTGCTGCTCCCCCGGCTCATCTTCTTGAAGAAGAAGTTCATCAGAACTAG
- the LOC124936010 gene encoding tobamovirus multiplication protein 1-like, with protein sequence MARILRLLNLPSIHLSSNWWDDIDDSLQWQDGIFFSLSAAYALVSLVALIQLIRIELRVPEYGWTTQKVFHLMNFVVNGVRAIVFGFHWQVFHLQPQVLVFVLLDLPGLLFFSTYTLLVLFWAEIYHQAKSLPTDKLRLVYLSVNGGMYVIQVCIWLIFWLHDDSIVQFIGKIFIAVISFLAALGFLVYGGRLFIMLRRFPFESKGRRKKLHEVGSVTAICFTCFLIRCFAVVLSAFDEDASLDVLNHPILNFIYYMLVEILPSALVLFILRKLPPKRISAQYHPIR encoded by the exons ATGGCCAGAATCCTTCGCCTTCTTAATCTTCCTTCCATTCATCTCTCTTCTAACTGGTGGGACGATATCGACGACTCCCTTCAATGGCAGGACGGGATCTTCTTTTCACTTTCGGCCGCTTATGCTCTTGTTTCTCTCGTCGCCTTG ATTCAATTAATAAGGATTGAATTGAGAGTGCCAGAGTATGGTTGGACCACACAGAAGGTTTTCCATCTTATGAACTTTGTTGTCAATGGAG TGCGTGCCATTGTGTTTGGGTTTCACTGGCAAGTCTTCCATTTACAGCCTCAG GTTCTAGTCTTTGTATTACTGGATCTTCCAGGACTTCTGTTCTTCTCCACTTACACACTTCTTGTTCTATTCTGGGCTGAGATATATCACCAG GCTAAAAGTTTGCCAACCGATAAACTTAGGCTTGTTTATCTTTCAGTAAATGGTGGGATGTACGTTATACAG gtttGCATATGGTTAATCTTCTGGTTACATGACGACAGCATTGTGCAATTCATTGGAAAGATATTCATTGCAG TTATATCATTCTTGGCAGCCTTGGGATTCTTAGTGTATGGAGGAAG ATTGTTTATCATGTTGAGACGCTTCCCTTTTGAATCGAAAGGGAGAAGAAAGAAACTTCACGAG GTTGGATCTGTCACGGCTATTTGCTTCACTTGTTTTCTCATAAGATGCTTTGCG GTTGTTCTGTCAGCTTTTGATGAAGATGCATCTCTCGATGTATTGAACCATCCAATTTTGAACTTCATTTACTATATG CTGGTTGAGATCCTTCCTTCAGCTCTTGTCCTATTCATCCTGCGGAAATTGCCTCCGAAGAGAATATCAGCCCAATATCACCCCATTCGTTAA
- the LOC124920662 gene encoding pentatricopeptide repeat-containing protein At1g61870, mitochondrial-like — protein MGLISKIRFTPSIIHLRSFSSIRNPNSTNDKSHATLALLKSEKNPDRILEICRAASLSPDSHLDRISFSVAISKLAASNYSDGIRSYLEELKTKRPDLRNERFLSHAIVLYGQAGMIESAINTFEHMKDFDVSPSVRSLNALLFSCIVAKKYDEAKRVYLEFPSKHGIERNLITYNTIIKAFCESGSSSSVYSVIAEMDKNNCKPNGTTFGTLLAGFYKEEKYEDVGKVTEMMKTYGVTPGIGVYNNRIQILCKDKRSSEAKALLDGAIGRGLKANNESYGNLIHGFCKEGKLDEGKKIFETMRKNGCEPDSECYFTLIYFLCRDKDYEFALKITKECIGKNWFPNFTIMKTLVRGLGSVSMVDEAREIVGVLKKRFPSSADVWNEIEQEELLNK, from the coding sequence ATGGGATTGATATCCAAGATTCGATTCACCCCGTCGATCATTCATCTTCGTAGCTTCTCTTCAATCCGAAACCCTAATTCAACCAATGACAAATCACACGCCACTCTCGCCCTCCTCAAATCGGAGAAAAACCCCGATCGAATCCTCGAAATCTGTCGCGCCGCCTCTCTATCCCCAGATTCCCACCTTGATAGAATCTCCTTCTCCGTCGCCATTTCAAAGCTCGCCGCATCCAATTACTCCGACGGCATTCGTTCGTACCTCGAAGAGTTAAAAACGAAAAGACCCGACCTTCGAAATGAACGGTTTCTTTCTCACGCCATCGTTCTTTACGGACAAGCCGGTATGATCGAAAGCGCAATTAACACTTTTGAACATATGAAGGATTTCGATGTCTCTCCATCAGTAAGATCACTAAACGCCCTACTCTTTTCCTGCATAGTCGCTAAAAAATACGACGAAGCAAAGAGGGTATATCTTGAATTCCCAAGCAAACATGGGATTGAGCGTAATTTGATTACGTACAACACAATCATCAAAGCTTTCTGCGAATCGGGTTCATCAAGTTCAGTGTATTCCGTTATAGCAGAGATGGATAAGAACAATTGTAAACCAAACGGAACAACATTCGGTACTCTGCTTGCTGGTTTCTACAAAGAGGAGAAGTATGAAGATGTGGGTAAAGTGACTGAGATGATGAAGACTTACGGTGTTACGCCTGGAATTGGTGTATACAACAATAGAATTCAGATTCTGTGTAAAGATAAGAGATCAAGTGAAGCTAAAGCATTACTGGATGGGGCGATTGGGAGAGGTTTGAAGGCGAATAATGAGAGTTATGGTAATTTGATTCATGGGTTTTGTAAAGAAGGTAAGTTAGATGAAGGGAAGAAGATATTTGAAACGATGAGGAAGAATGGATGTGAACCTGATAGTGAGTGTTACTTTACTCTTATTTACTTCTTGTGTAGAGACAAGGATTATGAATTTGCATTGAAGATAACTAAGGAGTGTATAGGAAAGAATTGGTTTCCAAATTTTACTATTATGAAGACTCTTGTGAGAGGTTTAGGAAGTGTATCCATGGTTGATGAAGCTCGAGAAATTGTTGGTGTGTTGAAGAAGAGGTTTCCTAGTAGTGCTGATGTTTGGAATGAAATTGAACAAGAGGAATTACTCAACAAGTAG
- the LOC124920665 gene encoding RNA pseudouridine synthase 6, chloroplastic — protein sequence MRIGNTIWFTAAKDMKAIGATGFPSLLANLRSSSCRTCSSIPLSYVRTLPFVAHDDIRRRRHPYTDSIRRSGSWELPRPNRNLYCKYSSISAVATSSAPQSCCLEYHRLLPCPAQNGPPRIEHFVVSEDGPVLEYITRELNLPPLYVEDLIQFGAVFYALVCPKPPPTATPKEVMAYKEATDPSVLKNRTSIKGKTVREAQKTFRITHADQIVEAGTYLRVHVHPKRFPRCYEIDWLSRIISVSDEFVVLDKPSGTSVGGTTDNIEESCATFAARALGYSESLKTTHQIDNCTEGCVVLARSKEYCSTFHGKIREKKVKKLYLALAAAPVPIGIHTHYMRPINMAPRLVSEDLIERWSLCQLEVLECNKIPWPHRLIEEKYSIEDSGWPLKDFAYECKIDLLTGRTHQIRAQLSAIGAPVVGDSMYMSAAVAEMANPGLNPFGLSKRDYESDNDKEIAIQEWIEHHGKEPSIAIGLQACQISWNDDDEDDDNGGVDTYLFKAGLPWWRDTIQ from the exons ATGAGAATTGGAAATACAATTTGGTTCACCGCTGCCAAAGATATGAAGGCGATTGGCGCCACTGGTTTCCCTTCACTCTTGGCCAACCTGAGGTCTTCTAGTTGCCGGACCTGCTCTAGCATTCCTCTTTCTTATGTCCGAACTCTACCCTTTGTTGCCCACGACGATATAAGGAGGAGGAGGCATCCATATACCGACTCTATTCGGAGAAGTGGAAGTTGGGAATTGCCTCGTCCAAATAGAAATCTCTATTGCAAATACAGTTCTATTTCAGCTGTTGCAACTTCCTCTGCTCCACAAAGCTG TTGCCTTGAATACCATCGGTTGCTTCCATGTCCTGCTCAAAATGGTCCACCAAGGATTGAACATTTTGTTGTTTCAGAAGATGGGCCAGTCCTTGAATATATTACAAGAGAATTGAATCTTCCTCCATT GTATGTTGAAGATCTCATACAATTTGGTGCTGTGTTTTATGCTCTTGTATGCCCGAAACCTCCTCCAACTGCAACACCTAAAGAAGTAATGGCTTACAAAGAAGCTACTGACCCTTCAGTTCTGAAAAATAGAACCTCCATTAAAGGTAAAACTGTAAGGGAAGCACAGAAGACATTCCGGATAACCCATGCTGATCAGATTGTTGAAGCTGGAACTTACCTAAGGGTGCATGTACATCCCAAAAGGTTTCCAag GTGCTATGAAATTGATTGGCTGTCAAGAATTATTTCTGTATCTGACGAATTTGTGGTTCTTGACAAACCTTCTGGCACCTCA GTAGGAGGTACAACAGACAACATTGAGGAAAGTTGTGCAACATTTGCTGCCAGAGCTCTAGGATATAGTGAATCATTGAAAACTACCCACCAGATTGATAATTGCACAGAAGGCTG TGTTGTACTGGCTAGAAGTAAGGAATATTGTTCAACATTTCATGGGAAAATCAGA GAGAAAAAAGTAAAGAAATTATATCTTGCTCTTGCTGCTGCTCCTGTGCCAATAGGAATACACACTCACTATATGAGGCCAATCAACATGGCTCCGAGACTAGTTTCTGAAG aTTTAATAGAAAGATGGAGTCTATGTCAACTTGAAGTGTTGGAATGCAATAAGATACCATGGCCACACCGCTTAATTGAGGAAAAATACAGCATAGAGGATTCTGGCTGGCCCTTAAAAGACTTTGCATACGAATGTAAAATTGACCTTTTAACAGGTCGGACACATCAG ATTAGAGCACAATTATCTGCTATTGGTGCACCAGTAGTAGGGGACTCAATGTACATGTCAGCTGCAGTTGCAGAAATGGCTAATCCTGGACTTAATCCATTTGGGTTGTCCAAGAGAGATTATGAAAGTGATAATGATAAAGAAATAGCTATTCAAGAGTGGATTGAACATCATGGAAAGGAACCCAGCATTGCTATTGGCCTTCAAGCATGTCAGATATCAtggaatgatgatgatgaagatgacgaCAATGGAGGTGTGGATACTTATTTGTTTAAGGCTGGATTACCCTGGTGGAGAGATACCATCCAGTAA